One Tunturibacter gelidoferens genomic region harbors:
- a CDS encoding isoaspartyl peptidase/L-asparaginase, with amino-acid sequence MSVKPVLLIHGGAWAMPDDAIAAHEDGIANALAAGYALLEQGAAAVDAVEAAVVVMEDDDTFDAGRGSFLTQDGRVQMDALLMNGENLRTGGVACVERLRNPIRAARLVLDKSPHVYFVGTGAERFARQHGMALCDNMDLVVPREQERLYKAQADELAGLPDETFSGSLDSHDTVGAVALDVHGNIAAGTSTGGTLNKAPGRVGDSSLIGCGCYADNLSAAVSLTGWGEPIMKLVLGKWAVDRVAAGASPDEAAHEAIDYLFSRLGGHGGIILLGPDGRVGMAHNTPRMAWGLQTPAGRELGVIRD; translated from the coding sequence ATGAGTGTGAAACCAGTTCTGTTAATTCATGGCGGTGCGTGGGCGATGCCCGACGACGCCATCGCCGCCCACGAAGATGGCATCGCGAACGCGCTTGCTGCCGGTTATGCCCTGCTGGAACAAGGCGCTGCTGCAGTGGATGCAGTGGAGGCCGCGGTTGTCGTCATGGAAGACGATGACACCTTCGACGCGGGGCGTGGGTCGTTTCTGACGCAGGATGGCCGGGTTCAGATGGATGCTCTGCTGATGAATGGCGAGAACCTACGCACCGGCGGCGTGGCCTGCGTGGAGCGGCTACGGAATCCGATACGGGCGGCGAGGCTGGTGCTGGATAAGTCGCCGCATGTGTACTTTGTCGGGACGGGAGCTGAGCGTTTTGCGCGGCAGCATGGCATGGCGCTTTGCGACAACATGGATCTGGTGGTGCCGCGGGAGCAGGAGAGGCTTTATAAGGCTCAGGCCGACGAGTTGGCGGGGTTGCCGGATGAGACCTTTTCTGGGAGTCTTGATTCGCACGATACGGTGGGCGCTGTGGCGCTTGATGTTCATGGAAATATTGCGGCTGGCACGAGTACGGGCGGCACGCTGAATAAGGCTCCCGGGCGTGTGGGGGATTCTTCGTTGATCGGGTGTGGCTGCTATGCGGATAATCTCTCGGCGGCGGTGTCGCTGACGGGTTGGGGCGAGCCGATTATGAAGCTGGTGCTGGGGAAGTGGGCCGTGGATCGTGTGGCGGCTGGAGCCAGCCCTGACGAGGCTGCGCACGAGGCTATCGATTATCTGTTCAGCCGGCTGGGTGGGCACGGCGGGATTATTTTGCTGGGGCCAGATGGCCGCGTGGGGATGGCCCACAATACGCCACGTATGGCCTGGGGACTGCAGACGCCTGCAGGGAGAGAGCTGGGCGTGATTCGCGACTAA
- a CDS encoding M20 family metallopeptidase: protein MDPKAILSAVENQEGLIEETLRALVQQESPSEDPQAVNAAVGLVEQWAEEIGARSKRHRQHQFGDVLELRFGPSRSKQKPILLLGHLDTVWPLGTLKSMPWRKANGRFWGPGVLDMKAGVVMALAAVRSLQQLKLARPITLLLNSDEEVGSTISRPITEKLAGDSSAVLVLEPAQGLAYKTARKGVGQYNVQVTGVGAHSGVDFERGHSAILELTKLVQTISGFTNLQRKLTVNCGVIAGGTRSNVVPSHASAEVDVRIAKASDAAYVDRLFRKLKVSDPHCKLTITGGINRPPMERKSGTIALFKKARELAAEIGFSLEEASTGGGSDGNFTAALGVPTLDGMGAVGDGAHAAHESVVIEHLVPRTALLAAMIANIE, encoded by the coding sequence ATGGACCCCAAAGCGATCCTCAGCGCCGTGGAGAACCAGGAGGGATTAATCGAAGAGACCCTCCGAGCTCTCGTCCAGCAGGAATCTCCAAGTGAAGACCCGCAGGCAGTTAACGCAGCCGTCGGCCTTGTCGAACAATGGGCTGAAGAGATAGGTGCCCGATCGAAACGCCATAGACAGCATCAATTCGGCGACGTTCTGGAGCTCCGCTTCGGCCCCTCGCGCTCCAAACAAAAACCTATCCTCCTATTGGGGCATCTCGACACCGTCTGGCCCCTCGGCACACTAAAGTCAATGCCATGGCGAAAGGCAAACGGGAGATTCTGGGGACCAGGCGTATTAGACATGAAGGCCGGAGTCGTAATGGCTCTAGCAGCCGTTAGATCATTGCAACAGTTGAAGTTAGCTCGCCCGATAACGCTCCTGCTCAACAGCGACGAGGAGGTCGGAAGCACTATTTCGCGGCCAATAACCGAGAAGCTGGCCGGAGATTCGTCTGCCGTGTTGGTGCTGGAGCCGGCCCAGGGGTTGGCTTATAAGACTGCCCGAAAGGGCGTAGGCCAATACAATGTGCAGGTTACCGGAGTCGGAGCACATAGCGGCGTCGACTTTGAGCGCGGCCACTCCGCGATTCTTGAACTCACAAAGCTGGTCCAAACCATCTCCGGATTCACAAATCTGCAGCGCAAACTGACGGTGAATTGTGGTGTCATCGCTGGTGGAACGCGGTCCAATGTCGTCCCGTCGCACGCCTCCGCGGAGGTCGACGTCCGTATCGCGAAGGCTAGTGACGCCGCCTACGTCGACAGGCTTTTCCGGAAACTCAAGGTCTCAGACCCCCACTGCAAACTCACAATCACCGGCGGCATCAACCGTCCACCCATGGAACGCAAGTCGGGAACCATCGCCCTCTTCAAAAAAGCGCGGGAACTCGCCGCCGAAATTGGCTTTAGCCTTGAGGAGGCGTCTACCGGCGGCGGCTCCGACGGCAACTTCACCGCTGCCCTCGGTGTACCAACGCTCGACGGGATGGGCGCTGTGGGCGACGGCGCCCACGCCGCACACGAGTCCGTCGTCATCGAGCACCTCGTACCGCGAACGGCTCTGCTCGCGGCCATGATCGCCAACATCGAGTGA
- a CDS encoding Maf family protein, whose translation MLILASASPRRHELLTQAGLTFRAEAANLNEDLLPNEAAAAYVQRLAEEKAQAVWNAHRASDRSEDPLVVLGADTCVVVEGHILGKPADSADARRMLELLSGRTHAVLTGIAAITAKKTVRDLDITQVTFNVITDAEVGRYISSGEPLDKAGAYAIQGYAARWIPRIEGCYFNVVGLPIARTIALLAQAQLDTPVAEKV comes from the coding sequence ATGCTCATCCTCGCCTCTGCTTCTCCTCGTCGTCACGAACTTCTAACGCAGGCGGGTCTCACCTTTAGAGCCGAGGCCGCGAACCTGAACGAAGACCTGTTACCGAATGAGGCTGCCGCAGCTTATGTGCAACGGCTTGCCGAAGAAAAGGCGCAAGCTGTGTGGAACGCGCACAGAGCGTCGGATCGTTCTGAGGATCCTCTGGTAGTTCTTGGCGCGGATACGTGCGTCGTTGTGGAGGGACACATTCTGGGGAAGCCGGCCGACAGTGCCGATGCACGACGTATGCTGGAGTTGCTGAGCGGGCGCACACACGCAGTGTTGACGGGCATCGCTGCGATCACGGCGAAAAAGACAGTGCGCGATCTCGACATCACTCAGGTGACATTCAACGTAATCACTGACGCGGAGGTTGGACGATACATCTCCAGTGGCGAGCCGCTCGATAAGGCGGGGGCCTACGCGATTCAGGGCTACGCAGCACGGTGGATACCTCGGATCGAGGGCTGCTACTTCAATGTTGTCGGCCTGCCGATCGCTCGCACCATCGCGTTGCTGGCTCAGGCTCAACTGGATACGCCCGTCGCGGAGAAGGTCTAG
- a CDS encoding NIPSNAP family protein, with product MERREFLTASLATSALALANQGSAQTPSGKPREFYEIRRYHLQTGPQIKLTDSYISEALIPALNRMGIAPVGAFHLDIGPETPTLYLLLPSSKLETLVSAELQLVHDEQFLKTAEPFWNAPATAPAFQRIESSLHIAFEGWPKLTPPVATVEHGKRIFQLRTYESPSNQDHIRKVEMFHHGEFDIFQRAGFGQVFYGDTLIGPRMPNLTYMLSFSDLTDLNVKWDKFRTDPEWTKLKSSPRYNFEEIVSNISNLILSPTAYSQI from the coding sequence ATGGAAAGGCGTGAATTCTTGACCGCATCTCTTGCAACTTCAGCGCTCGCACTCGCGAATCAGGGGTCGGCTCAGACTCCATCCGGCAAACCGCGCGAATTCTATGAGATTCGCAGGTACCATTTGCAGACCGGTCCACAGATTAAGCTCACCGACAGTTACATATCAGAAGCATTGATTCCAGCGTTGAATCGAATGGGCATTGCGCCGGTTGGGGCCTTCCATCTGGACATTGGACCGGAGACGCCGACGTTGTATCTTTTGCTGCCAAGCTCAAAGCTGGAGACGCTCGTCTCGGCTGAACTGCAACTTGTACATGATGAGCAGTTCTTGAAGACGGCAGAGCCGTTCTGGAATGCGCCAGCGACTGCACCCGCCTTTCAGCGCATCGAGAGCTCGCTTCATATTGCGTTTGAAGGCTGGCCGAAGTTGACTCCGCCAGTAGCAACGGTAGAGCACGGCAAAAGAATATTTCAACTGCGCACCTACGAAAGTCCCAGCAATCAGGACCATATTCGCAAGGTCGAGATGTTTCATCACGGGGAGTTCGACATCTTTCAGCGTGCAGGATTCGGCCAGGTCTTCTACGGCGATACGCTAATCGGTCCGCGAATGCCGAACCTTACCTACATGCTCAGCTTCTCAGATCTGACCGACCTCAACGTCAAATGGGACAAATTCCGTACCGATCCCGAGTGGACCAAGTTGAAGAGCTCGCCGCGTTATAACTTTGAGGAGATCGTAAGTAACATCTCGAATCTGATCTTGAGTCCGACGGCTTACTCGCAGATATAA
- a CDS encoding nucleoside hydrolase: protein MSRRSSLFLVTVFFAAISQLSNAQARRMVLIDQDGSGPGGSNQMAMMVLLQSPQAEVLGITMVSGNAWEPEEVQHTLRMLELVHRPDVPVVPGAIFPLVRTEEESKVQQQLYGTFPWYGAWGDLAATTSRQPYHGPYVVPKLAEGEPALKPLAEDAAHFLVRQVHAHPHQVTIYAAGPLTNIALAITIDPHFAELTQGIVIMGGSLSPQTGDPEFANNPRHEFNFWFDPEAAHITLRAHWPRIDLTTVDISIKTGFTKEMLGEIARSPNPGAKYLAAYTGEFYYLWDELAAAAWLDPAIITKEEKLYVDVDLTRGPFYGDTLSWTSANKPQLDLQLVHVQTDLDLPRFNKLFVELMKGPPQPGSPVN from the coding sequence ATGAGTCGAAGATCTTCTCTATTCCTCGTCACGGTTTTTTTCGCTGCGATCTCGCAGCTTTCAAACGCTCAGGCCAGGCGCATGGTCTTGATCGACCAGGACGGTTCCGGCCCTGGCGGCTCCAACCAGATGGCAATGATGGTGCTGCTGCAGTCCCCGCAGGCTGAGGTGCTGGGCATCACCATGGTGAGCGGGAACGCGTGGGAGCCGGAGGAGGTGCAGCATACTCTGCGTATGCTCGAACTGGTTCATCGGCCGGATGTTCCCGTTGTGCCGGGCGCGATCTTTCCGCTGGTCAGGACCGAGGAAGAGTCGAAGGTTCAGCAGCAACTCTATGGGACTTTTCCCTGGTATGGGGCGTGGGGCGACCTTGCTGCGACGACGAGCCGGCAACCTTATCATGGGCCGTACGTCGTGCCGAAGTTGGCTGAGGGCGAGCCTGCGCTGAAGCCCCTGGCGGAGGACGCTGCGCACTTCCTTGTTCGTCAGGTCCATGCGCATCCGCATCAGGTTACGATCTACGCCGCCGGCCCGCTCACCAACATTGCGCTCGCGATCACGATTGACCCGCACTTCGCCGAACTTACGCAGGGCATCGTGATCATGGGTGGCAGTCTGAGTCCGCAGACGGGCGATCCTGAGTTTGCTAACAATCCTCGACACGAGTTCAACTTCTGGTTCGATCCCGAGGCCGCGCACATTACGCTTCGCGCCCACTGGCCGCGCATCGACCTGACGACGGTCGACATCTCCATCAAGACAGGCTTCACCAAGGAGATGCTGGGCGAGATTGCTCGTTCGCCTAACCCCGGAGCGAAGTATCTGGCCGCTTACACGGGCGAGTTTTACTACCTATGGGACGAGCTTGCGGCCGCTGCGTGGCTGGATCCAGCGATCATCACTAAAGAGGAAAAGCTGTACGTTGATGTGGACCTGACTCGGGGACCGTTTTATGGAGACACGCTTTCGTGGACTTCGGCCAACAAGCCTCAACTCGATCTGCAGCTGGTTCATGTACAGACAGACCTCGATTTGCCGCGATTCAACAAGCTCTTCGTCGAACTGATGAAGGGGCCGCCTCAGCCTGGCTCTCCAGTGAATTAA
- a CDS encoding KTSC domain-containing protein, translated as MPSSVIAAMSYNDEARVLTIVYRGKQGVYRYFGVPPEEFAAFRAAPSKGIYLNEIFKTRQYQYERVADRQTPVTNQHIHKQSTLEKLHGKDNR; from the coding sequence ATGCCCTCCAGTGTCATCGCCGCCATGTCCTACAACGACGAAGCCCGAGTCCTCACCATCGTCTATCGCGGGAAGCAGGGTGTCTACCGGTACTTCGGTGTTCCGCCGGAGGAGTTCGCGGCCTTTCGCGCTGCACCGTCCAAGGGCATCTACCTCAACGAAATCTTCAAAACAAGGCAATATCAATACGAACGCGTCGCAGACCGCCAAACACCCGTCACCAACCAGCACATTCACAAACAGAGCACTCTGGAGAAACTCCATGGCAAAGACAATCGCTGA
- a CDS encoding endonuclease III domain-containing protein yields the protein MMLAAPLFTDTRLEEIHRRLLAYYGRPPERDVWDPLKQFIYSMLSSRTKTEISLEVIGYLEERFGSWENLRDASVPEIEDAIRAVTFPEPKAINLKAALEQITQRCGSLSLNFLKGYRTDKIRLWLERFDGVGVKTSAAVVNFSTLRRRAMCVDSHHLRVTQRLGFVGKSADARETESRLMEMAPAEWSPEMLDEHHTLIKVHGQQVCTKNHPKCHACPMLDVCPAGAGGLS from the coding sequence ATGATGCTGGCCGCGCCATTGTTTACCGATACTCGTTTGGAGGAGATTCATCGCCGACTGCTGGCGTATTATGGTCGACCGCCGGAGCGGGATGTGTGGGATCCGCTGAAGCAGTTCATTTACTCGATGCTGTCTTCGCGTACGAAGACAGAGATCTCGCTAGAGGTCATTGGTTATCTCGAAGAGCGCTTCGGAAGCTGGGAGAATCTTCGCGATGCCTCGGTTCCGGAGATCGAAGATGCAATTCGGGCGGTGACGTTTCCTGAACCGAAGGCGATCAATCTGAAGGCTGCGTTGGAGCAGATTACGCAGCGCTGCGGATCGCTCTCGCTGAATTTCCTCAAGGGGTATCGCACCGACAAGATTCGCTTGTGGCTGGAGCGCTTTGACGGCGTAGGTGTGAAGACCAGCGCGGCGGTAGTGAACTTCAGTACGTTGCGGCGCCGGGCAATGTGCGTCGATAGCCATCATCTTCGGGTGACACAGCGGCTTGGGTTTGTCGGCAAGAGTGCAGATGCACGGGAGACGGAGAGCCGGCTGATGGAGATGGCTCCTGCGGAGTGGTCGCCGGAGATGCTGGACGAGCACCACACTCTGATCAAGGTTCACGGTCAGCAGGTTTGTACGAAGAATCATCCGAAGTGCCACGCTTGTCCGATGCTTGATGTCTGTCCTGCCGGCGCAGGTGGCTTGAGCTGA
- a CDS encoding TonB-dependent receptor, whose translation MFNFNSRLFCFNALAAVLLLVCFSSTVLQAQNISTAQLNGTVHDQTGAVIPNAAVTILDESKGFSRSTTTDAQGNYRLLLLPPGTYTVKATATGFNTYVSKNVILTTGEQAELPLSLSVGTTQIVTVSSGADIVETQRSSQSTTVDQLRIDNLPTNGRNYINFTLTNSQIARDAAPSIGAIPTSGLNFGGVRARSNSINVDGADAGDYISGGTRTTVSQDAVQEFQIITNGFAAEYGRASGGVVNIVTKSGTNKTHASAFGFLRNRYIQATNPFSTVDQPAYTRVQAGFTLGGAIIPDRTFYFFSTEITRRQETGFSDIGSNNFGLTSIDVSRFYGVPGGALTIQGTPEQQAFLQNAAVPPNTPGIQQYIALVGSGSSLATTGQNPAFLQSAIGPKNFATSGQATPASFTPLNNLIGNFPVTEKTEIYSLRIDHKLTSNQQLVLHGSASPSYITGIQESAANQNLGENSFSRTATQSLHDFAIAAQYTVIIGDNKVNDLRFQYARHPVLFANTNSPGGGSTAVNIPGYAYFGKTPFSIVNRIENQNQLQDNFTYTRGAHTFKAGIDLRYIPINLLQGQLYGGGDYTFAGLNATDVSPLLAGLPGFSAIQAYGLGIPQSFAQGIGQTTYKYDLKTLGAFLQDSWRATSRMTLNLGVRYDIEAFPTQLALNSNTNQAERIYGIREGIRLQPLNFAPRIGIAYDLRGDAKTVIRANYGLFYDRAPGNLESQSTSFNSTKVPLVILGGGAPCSIASPNAAASPLNLNATNAFQGSLGNPNCLGASAAGVNYLASQQRFDPNNSNSVFVNQNFLATGFPLAILPSGLPADLFYKTPYVQQMSFGVEQDLGHDTSLNVAFTSTGGRHLNRPINVNPVNPQLLTANWRNAVNAVKAGTAAPGTASPTSNPLTVGTAAGVNPCGAGPTGPFVTPALLNFFRPSGLNTSLATFLANPNVGGGQCVALASEIAAADGLGVGIPVPFGDMSPNLTTGSSSYNALSVNLRKRLSTNYEFLVSYTWSHAIDDSTDVVSTSDAPQSNFAPNAERSTSTFDQRHRFVLSGVYNTGHLGGSGFVPVVFSGVTVAPIFEVSSGRPFNILTGTDTNFDFDPLTDRPNAVARDSAPTSCGTAPVLSKYSPTGAFNLPCYADAPPDAGPASSYYAGNLGRNVGVKPYNVFTDLRLAKAFMFPHEIALQVSMDVFNIINKNNTLDVNLLYTAAGTPTAASDPRQFQFGARLSF comes from the coding sequence ATGTTCAATTTCAATTCGCGGCTTTTTTGTTTCAACGCTCTGGCCGCTGTTCTTCTTCTGGTGTGCTTTTCCTCCACCGTTCTGCAGGCTCAGAACATCTCCACGGCGCAGCTCAATGGTACTGTTCACGACCAGACCGGGGCTGTCATTCCCAACGCCGCCGTGACCATTTTGGATGAATCGAAGGGCTTCTCCCGTTCGACGACTACGGATGCGCAAGGCAACTATCGTCTGCTGCTGCTGCCGCCAGGTACGTACACCGTGAAGGCGACGGCGACAGGGTTCAACACGTATGTCAGCAAGAATGTGATTCTGACGACTGGCGAACAGGCCGAGCTTCCGCTCTCTCTTTCAGTAGGTACGACTCAGATTGTTACGGTTAGTTCAGGCGCCGACATCGTCGAGACACAGCGAAGCTCCCAGTCCACGACGGTCGACCAGCTTCGTATCGACAACCTGCCGACGAACGGGCGCAACTACATCAACTTCACTCTGACCAACTCGCAGATTGCGCGCGACGCTGCGCCTTCAATCGGTGCGATCCCTACCTCGGGGCTAAACTTTGGCGGGGTTCGGGCGCGGTCGAACTCGATCAATGTGGACGGCGCCGATGCTGGGGACTATATCTCTGGCGGCACTCGGACGACGGTATCGCAGGATGCGGTGCAGGAGTTTCAGATCATTACGAATGGCTTTGCGGCGGAGTACGGCAGGGCGTCGGGCGGCGTGGTTAATATTGTGACTAAATCAGGCACAAATAAGACCCATGCGAGCGCCTTCGGGTTCCTGCGTAATCGCTATATTCAGGCGACGAACCCATTTTCGACCGTGGACCAGCCAGCGTATACGCGGGTTCAGGCGGGTTTCACCCTCGGCGGAGCGATCATACCGGACAGGACGTTTTACTTTTTCTCAACCGAGATTACGCGACGGCAGGAGACGGGCTTTTCGGATATCGGCTCGAACAACTTTGGGCTTACAAGCATCGATGTGAGCCGGTTCTATGGGGTTCCGGGCGGTGCGCTTACGATTCAGGGTACGCCGGAGCAGCAGGCGTTTCTGCAGAATGCAGCCGTTCCACCGAACACACCGGGAATTCAGCAATATATCGCTCTGGTCGGGTCGGGATCTTCGCTGGCAACGACCGGTCAGAATCCTGCATTTCTGCAGTCGGCGATCGGCCCGAAGAACTTCGCGACTTCGGGCCAGGCAACACCAGCTTCGTTTACACCGCTCAACAATCTGATCGGGAACTTTCCGGTGACGGAGAAGACGGAGATTTATTCTCTGCGGATCGATCACAAGCTGACGAGCAATCAGCAGCTTGTTCTGCATGGTAGCGCGAGCCCTAGCTACATCACGGGAATACAAGAGAGTGCCGCAAACCAGAACCTTGGCGAGAATTCTTTCTCCCGCACGGCGACCCAGAGTCTGCACGACTTTGCGATCGCGGCGCAGTATACGGTTATTATCGGCGACAACAAGGTGAACGATCTGCGTTTCCAGTATGCGCGCCACCCCGTGCTATTCGCCAACACGAACTCACCCGGCGGAGGCAGTACAGCGGTGAATATCCCTGGGTATGCGTACTTTGGCAAGACTCCCTTTTCGATTGTGAATCGCATTGAGAATCAGAACCAGCTGCAGGACAACTTTACTTACACTCGAGGTGCTCACACGTTCAAGGCGGGTATCGATCTTCGGTATATCCCGATAAATCTTCTGCAGGGGCAGCTCTATGGCGGTGGCGACTATACCTTTGCCGGTTTGAATGCGACCGATGTTTCGCCTTTGCTAGCGGGCTTGCCGGGGTTCTCGGCTATTCAGGCCTATGGGCTTGGGATTCCGCAGTCCTTCGCGCAGGGCATCGGACAGACGACGTACAAGTATGACCTGAAGACGCTTGGTGCTTTTCTGCAGGATAGTTGGCGCGCCACCAGCAGAATGACGTTGAACCTCGGGGTTCGGTATGACATTGAGGCTTTCCCGACGCAGCTTGCTTTGAACAGCAATACGAATCAAGCCGAGAGAATCTATGGGATTCGCGAAGGCATTCGACTGCAGCCTCTGAACTTTGCTCCCAGAATAGGGATTGCCTATGATCTGCGGGGAGATGCGAAGACGGTAATTCGCGCTAACTACGGGCTGTTCTATGATCGCGCCCCTGGAAATCTTGAATCGCAATCGACGAGCTTCAATTCGACGAAGGTTCCGCTCGTCATTCTCGGGGGTGGAGCTCCTTGCAGCATAGCGAGTCCAAATGCTGCGGCAAGTCCGCTGAATTTGAACGCCACCAATGCGTTTCAGGGATCGCTGGGGAACCCGAACTGCCTTGGCGCGAGCGCGGCCGGGGTGAACTATCTTGCAAGCCAACAGCGGTTCGATCCTAACAACTCGAACTCCGTCTTCGTCAACCAGAACTTTCTGGCGACTGGATTCCCTTTGGCGATTCTTCCTTCTGGCTTGCCTGCAGATTTGTTCTACAAGACGCCTTATGTGCAGCAGATGTCGTTTGGAGTTGAGCAGGATCTGGGTCACGATACTTCGTTGAACGTCGCGTTTACTTCGACTGGGGGCCGGCATCTGAACCGTCCGATCAACGTGAATCCTGTGAATCCGCAGTTGCTGACAGCCAACTGGCGCAATGCGGTGAACGCGGTGAAGGCGGGAACGGCAGCACCTGGAACGGCCAGTCCGACCTCGAATCCGTTGACTGTCGGGACGGCGGCTGGGGTCAATCCCTGTGGAGCGGGCCCTACAGGTCCCTTTGTTACGCCAGCGCTGCTGAACTTCTTTCGCCCATCCGGGCTGAATACTTCGCTTGCGACGTTCCTCGCGAATCCGAATGTGGGCGGTGGGCAGTGCGTTGCCTTGGCGAGTGAGATCGCTGCGGCGGATGGACTAGGCGTCGGCATTCCTGTTCCGTTCGGCGATATGTCGCCCAATCTGACGACCGGAAGCTCGAGCTATAACGCTCTGAGCGTGAATTTGAGGAAGCGCCTTTCGACGAACTATGAGTTTCTGGTCAGCTACACCTGGTCCCACGCGATCGACGACTCTACTGATGTGGTTTCGACGTCAGATGCACCTCAGAGCAACTTCGCGCCGAATGCGGAACGCAGCACTTCGACGTTTGACCAACGCCATCGCTTTGTACTCTCGGGCGTGTACAATACGGGTCATCTTGGAGGTTCGGGATTTGTTCCTGTGGTTTTCTCCGGCGTGACGGTGGCGCCGATCTTTGAGGTCTCCTCGGGGAGGCCGTTCAACATCCTGACGGGAACGGACACGAACTTTGACTTCGATCCGCTGACAGATCGGCCGAACGCGGTCGCTCGTGACAGCGCACCCACCAGCTGCGGCACGGCTCCGGTGCTCTCCAAGTACTCTCCGACTGGGGCGTTCAATCTGCCGTGCTACGCGGATGCGCCGCCAGATGCAGGGCCTGCGAGCAGCTATTACGCCGGCAATCTTGGCCGCAACGTTGGGGTGAAACCGTATAACGTGTTTACGGATCTTCGACTAGCGAAGGCGTTCATGTTCCCGCACGAGATTGCGCTGCAGGTGTCGATGGATGTCTTCAACATCATTAACAAAAACAATACTTTGGATGTGAACCTGCTTTATACCGCGGCCGGTACGCCGACTGCAGCATCCGATCCACGTCAGTTTCAGTTTGGAGCCCGTCTTTCGTTCTAG
- a CDS encoding D-hexose-6-phosphate mutarotase, with the protein MMDISQLNEHFGLPGVLAFHATEGGLVRADITTPHATATVYLQGAHLTAWQPAGHQPAIFTSRKTDLAPGKAIRGGVPIAFPWFATRHDGKTGPSHGFARIQDWTLAFAALAGEDLHLTFTLGANDLSRSLGYDHFHLGYQLTIGRTLTMQLTVANDADTPLVFEEALHTYYAVADVHEIAIAGLDGVSYLDKVDSFKEKVQHGDITVTGPTDRVYLDTTATCTLSDPVRKRRIAVAKTGSNTTVVWNPWESGAAKLADMDPSEWHEFVAIETVNAATDAITLAPGATYTMQARVTLDELHG; encoded by the coding sequence ATGATGGATATCAGTCAACTGAACGAACACTTTGGCCTGCCGGGTGTTCTCGCATTTCACGCAACGGAAGGTGGTCTTGTACGTGCCGACATTACGACGCCACACGCGACTGCGACCGTATACCTGCAAGGCGCGCACCTGACCGCGTGGCAGCCTGCGGGCCATCAGCCTGCGATCTTTACCAGCCGCAAGACCGATCTGGCACCAGGGAAGGCAATTCGCGGCGGAGTGCCGATTGCGTTTCCGTGGTTTGCAACGCGTCACGACGGAAAGACTGGGCCTTCGCACGGATTCGCGCGAATTCAGGACTGGACGCTCGCGTTTGCTGCGCTGGCTGGCGAGGATCTGCACCTTACCTTTACGCTCGGGGCTAACGATCTCAGCCGCAGTCTCGGATACGATCACTTCCATCTTGGCTATCAGCTCACCATCGGACGCACCCTGACGATGCAGCTGACGGTGGCCAACGATGCGGATACACCGCTTGTCTTTGAGGAGGCGCTGCATACTTACTATGCAGTCGCGGATGTTCACGAGATCGCCATTGCAGGTCTGGATGGAGTCAGCTATCTCGACAAGGTCGATAGCTTCAAGGAGAAGGTGCAGCACGGCGATATCACCGTGACCGGTCCAACAGATCGCGTCTACCTGGACACGACCGCTACCTGCACGCTGAGTGATCCTGTGCGCAAACGGCGAATTGCTGTTGCAAAGACAGGCTCCAACACTACGGTCGTGTGGAACCCCTGGGAGTCGGGAGCGGCGAAGTTGGCGGATATGGACCCTTCGGAGTGGCATGAGTTTGTCGCGATTGAGACGGTCAACGCGGCGACCGATGCGATCACGCTCGCTCCGGGCGCTACGTACACCATGCAGGCGCGGGTCACCTTGGATGAGCTTCATGGCTAG